TCAAACTAAAATGCaatgatacaaatatatatcttctttttctgaactgaacttttcttgtaaGGCTTGCAATATGCTGCACATTGATGCTTTACTACTGTTGACTGTAGTTATTTAAGCAAACTATACACCCTGTCAGGTTTGAAAATGTCTGTATACATGATGTATTTATTAGTAAAGGAGAATAAATGGTGTCTGGTTGATTTTCTCGATTGTGGTCATTATTTAGTCTTGTGGCTTAGCAGACTTCTAGGAGAGTGCTAACGTTTCTTTTGGGAAAAGTGCTGATTAACAACTATCAACTGGGGCCAAGCTCAGTAATACTAGAGGAGATTTTTTATGGACACCTTGATTAACAACATGTAGATAGTATCCCCTTCCACCCAGTCCAATTTGAAAATTTGGCGCCCTCAAAAAATAAATGCCAGCGCTCGTCAGCAAAGGAAATCATCTTTGTAGTTGACTGTAATTAAACAAACTAATTGATTAGAGTTGACTGTGGATCTTTGAAATCACTGTCACGGTTCGAACTGAGCTTTATGTATTATTCCTGATACAGAAAATAGCATAtcatagaaagcccgatgaaaacgcctaaaaatACGTAAAAAAACCTCAACTATAaccgaacttctgcttggacTTAAGAGAGGTATAGGGTGTATTGTGGGGCAAACCACAAAATGTTTTGGGGGATGTGCATATTTGCTACAAAACGCAACGTTTCGAATCTCCCTTTCCTACAAGAAATAACGTGCTACTCTAGCCAAAGTGAATAGATATCGCCCCCTGAATGCAAACACGTTTTTACAAACGGTGCACAATTCTGAACGTTGCACCATCCCCTCTAGTTATACTTTGGACGGTCCCCCTCAGTAGCGTACAAGGttgaccaacatggcggcggctGTCCGAACTGTTCTGTCCCGTAGACTGCTCCAGCGGCGGGCGATTGCCGTGAACCTGACCGCTAACCCCTCCTGTCGTCTCCCTGTAGCTTCGACCACACTTCTCCACAGGTTTGTGAGCATTTTCTAGCGGTATGGAGTTGCCGAAAACATGATGAAATGTGAAGGGAGAGACTCCAGGACTTCTGTTTACGGCCGAGCCATGTACCATTTCCGGGGGTGGTAGTTATATTGCTAACCGCCTAAATGTATATATTTGCCATCAAATGTGTCTTAAATAATGTCAGAATGTAGTGCTAAGTGTATTTGTGTAATAATTTTCTATTTAGACCTTCTAAAGATAGTTTTAATGTTCCAAGTCTGTCCTGGTACAACGTTATTCCACCCATTTTAGGGTAACGATGGTTTCGTCCATCTGACTTGAccataaaaaaaagtattttgacaTACGCAACTGTGTAAATTTGATGATGGAAAGTATCATCTGAATGTCCCAGGTCGTTGTGGGAAAGTGGGTGATTTGCCTACCGATCTGGGGAGTCAACTTTTTCAAACCGTTTGTTTTTACTGAGTGCTGTTTTGGTTCCCTGAACTTTTGGGGAGGGGCAACATTGATTTAGATTTACCAAGGCAAGGACCATGATGGAGTTACATCAAGACAAGCGCCTTCGGTTTACACAGTATAGTTTAAGTCTTGATTGATTTCGAGAAGGGTCGCTATCTCCGTAGCTTGGATACCAAACTGTTAGATATATTTAATTATCTTAGTcagataaataaaaaagatcAGGCTACCTGGGTCTGGTAGAGGTATCCCTATTTTCTTACCTATGCTATTCAAAGGCATATAATGTTATTGAATACCAAAGGAATGAATGtcttcaaaaatacatttcacatTTTAGGCTGAGATATATCCTTCTCCAAACCTTGACCAACTTATTATTTAAGTCAGCTACGTTTTCTAttattgataatgatataaacttacatttgtttgtttatttgtttgtttctattcATAGATGTCGGAGTACGGGAGCCCCGGAACAGGAGGTTACCCTGGAGATGTTCCGCCCGGAAACGTCGTCCGCTCCGTCCCTGATGGACATCGGCACGCGGCGAATCTTCCAGGAGGAGCACGATATCTACCGGGCGAGCGCGAGAAAGTTCTGGGCAGAGGAGGTCCTTCCTAACCACCCACAGTACGTAACCTTAGTGTAAAGTAGAGTATagtatgtactgtactgtaaagtGGAGATAGCCTCAaccagactccacaggtcgctggaaaaattgtagaaatttgccaaataagacagaaaacatgccAGAGTTGTATGGCAAGGAGTAcagtcttatttggccaatttctacagtATTTGTGAGtgttttccagcaacctgtggcgcctggtagaggctaaggtAGAGTGGGTTCTTTCCTCAAGCTACCAGCATCTTTCACaccacagtcatccctcagcaagacatctggagccgtaTAGTTTCTATTTAGAACTTTCATTCAGCCTGTCACACACAGTACGTAGCATAGAAGACATTAGGCCAATGGCAGTTTAattagttgtacatgtaatgttacatgtatcttgcttggatttgaaaagaaaaccatGAAAGGGGGACCTGCACACTCTTTTGAATCCGGGTAAACAGCAGTTTAATTCTGTATATTGTAGCTGGACAGGTGTGGCTGATTGCATGattgtttattgattgattgattaattttgattattgattgattgacaggtgggAGAAAGACGGCCAGGTGAGTCGTGAGGTGTGGCTGAAGGCGGGAGAGCAAGGTCTGCTGGGAGTGAACACACCCGAAGAGCAGGGCGGAATCGGAGCGGACGTCCTGGCGGCAGCTGTGGGCTGGGAGGAACAGTGAGTAACTTCCTGAAGCGCTGTTATCTACAGTCTCCATTTCTGCCTTAAAATAATCTCAAAAATGGGgttgaaattcaaaattttcctgggtTGCATGCCTTTTGACCTCCGTAGAGAGCATGCGTCCATGAGGTTTAATTGTTTCAAAACTACACATGTGTGCTGCTTTCAGAATCATAATTAATCTAACAGCAGTGGGCATGCACTTGCACAACAGAAATTCCACACTCTCTGACATAAATGTGTTGCTGCCCCCTTGCAGGTCCTACTCAAACTGCAGTGGGCCTGGGTTTGCGTTGCACTCGGACATCGTGATGCCGTATATCGCGAAGTACGGTTCGCGGGAACAACAGGAGAAGTTCCTTCCCGAAATGACCGCCGGACGGAAGATCGGAGCCATCGCCATGACAGAACCTGGGGCCGGCAGGTTTGTTACTTCTGTCTTTTATCCCAttattcctttcttccttcttttgGAAGTTTTAAAACTTGTTCAATGACACTTTGATGTTTTCAGATATACTTGTGTTTTGGCAGTGTGTAGTAAGAACACCTTTTGTATTATAGTCTACGTTGTCATTGTACTTGCatagtgtcatagtctgcatggactgactgacagtagtagtagtacatgtgtagtagtggtagtagtaagAACAGGAATATCCATACTCATGGAAAGGACTCAATGTTGGATACTTATAGCAAGGTCTTAATGTTTATAGTTGGTCATTGTCATGTCATGTTAGCTGTAGTACCAATAGCTACCTCTAGGGGGCAGTACTGATTGTTATTCTTCCCCAGTGACTTGCAGGGTGTGAGGACCAATGCTAAAAAGGTTGGAGACGACTGGATCCTGAATGGCAGCAAGGTATATGAAGGATACAtagtgtttgtttttcatttaccTAAACTGTCTTATAAAATTAGCTGGACTACCAATGGTAGACAGAATGCTGCCAGTGTACACTGAGGAAAGTTTGTCTTTTGCAGTTGTCACAATGTGTGAATAGCTTATGACAGCAAAAAGTTCCAAAATTTGTATTTCTGCATTTTACTTTgacaaaaaaacagaattttatgtcaatgaaggttagacatcctggtgaattcagttacttgagtaacttcAAAACTTATCCATTTGTCAGCGTAACTTAATGTGTACTTTTCTTGTCAGGTGTTCATCACGAACGGCTGGATGGCTGATGTCACCATCGTCGTGGCGATCACCAACCCGCAGGCGAAGTCCGCGGCACACGGCATCAGCCTCTTTCTGGTGGAGGAGGGTATGGAGGGGTTTAAGAAGGGACGGAAGTTGGACAAGATCGGACTGAAGGCTCAGGTACGTGCTGAATCATCAAACTTAAGTGCGCTGAGGTAGACATCTGGTATCAAAGTTGTATTGGTTTGGAATTAGATAACGAGAAGGTTTTCTACCtccatttcaaaattttatgaTAAAGCTTgataaacatttttaaaaaatctcacACTGTCTTTTTGAACATaacttttttcagccagttACAAATAGAATAAAAGTCACAACTTGGGAAAGTCTGAAAAACAACTTTGTATTAATAACGGAgtacctagcctctaccaggctctgcaaattggtggtctaattgtagaaattggacaaatagaattaATAGTACTATAGGGGAGTCGGACGGCCAGAGGAGCTATTTCCAGGCCGGCAACACTcgtactaggcttttattcctaacttggccaaagtcccctattactattcagCTAGGCGaaagtctggtagaggctagagaTTACCACTGTTTGCTGTTATCCCACCTCGAGTGGTCACATCATGGGGATATTGTTATAATGTATAGTAATCTTGTTGTTTATGTACACATAtctgtttgttgttatttatcAGGACACAGCAGAGTTGTTCTTCGACGATGTCCGCCTGCCTCCATCAGCCCTGTTAGGTCAGGAGAACAGGGGGTTCGTCTATCTCATGCAGGTACGGGTGTGGTCTGTTTATGTAGGTATCAGGGAAGGGGGTTGGGCTTTAGCTGATGTCACTGTGCTATGCTGTATGACTTTTGCAAGTGttgtatagatacagaaacaagcAGTCTGTCCAAAGTTGCCAGTTCCAACACTACGAAAACactcaccatgaattttcagtCGATCTCGACAAACTTCATTTGTTGAGTCTTCACTTAAAATAGTCTGTCCATACAAATAGAGATGATGGTTTTGGAAACCTATTCTGTAGGAAAATTGTTTCCTGTGAATCTGACTTATTAGGCATGTCCAGCTTTCCCTCACCATGTCCAGAAAGTAGGCAAAACTGTACATTGCCACCTAGATTTGTGAAGTTTGTGAATCTTGAAGGAACTTTGTGAATCTTGAAGGAAGTTTGTGAATCTTGCAAGTCTATTTTCTGCAGGAGCTGCCCCAGGAGAGGCTGATCATCGCAGACATGGCCATCGCCTCGTCTGAGTTCATGTTTGAGGAGACCAGGAACTATGTCAAGGAGAGGAAGGCATTTGGCAAGACTGTGTCAAGGCTTCAGGTGAGAACTAAGTCTTAACAAGACTGTGTCACAACTTCAGGTGAGAACTATGTCTTAACAAAACTGTGTCAAGACTTCAGGTGAGAATTTCATCTTTAGGAAACTGTGTCACAACTACAGGTGAAGTTTGAAGAGTCAATGTATTGTGTAGAAATGTGTTCACTCACTGATTCACTCACTCAGTCTCTCACTCatacattcactcactcactcagtaaCTCACTTATTCACTCAGTAACTCACTCACAGTCACTAACTCactctcattcattcactcacccacccactcactcactcattcacccaCTCATTCattctcactcattcactcacacaaTCACTCCCTCAGtcactcaatcaatcattcactcactcactcactcactcactcacactttCTCCTGATGCACATTATTGTACATCCTTGGCTGCTTAtagtcatgtttgtttgtttgtgcctttatttcaactcgATAAATACTCCATCGGCCTTCAAGACGTGGAGCTTGCATGTAATGACAATGATAATAAAAAGCTTTGATGGTTTTTCTGTGCCGTTTCCAGACCATCCAACACAAACTAGCAGAGATCAAGACAGACATTGTTGTGGGTCGAGCCTTCCTGGACCAGTGCCTGGAACTACATAACCAGGGACGACTGGACTCGAACACTGCCTCCATGGCAAAGTTCTGGTGAGTGATGAAATGAACATCACACAAAagaaagtttgtttttcaattttgtcTGCCCCggctagcctgggtgccatcctatcTAGTTTGCCTAGCATACGAGTTTGCACCACCAAGCATTTTTGCTTGGAActgcaatggaccgatcccgaagccccgccccctgttcgatcatgttctatttcgaacacctccgtcaaaaacagcgcttgtcggacagaactggccgccgccgctgtTTAGCTGCTAATAACGattgacttcggtttagcttttttgaccctgaaatcctctcagaccggGCCGAAAAAAATGCCCTGACTACTTTGTtaaaggctacatccactgagCACAGTCGTTTGAGGAAGGGGCTGATAAAGCTGtggtaagggcgttataatttcagtcaaagtaaaagcgggaggcaccgcatatcattaccttgttggtgggcatgAGTGTACGGTTTCTGACATACGGTCGATGCAcatgaaaaccagggtacatctaTTTGTGACtgggtttctactgcgtttgttgcatgcataataGCTGCATTAATGTTCATGATAAAAGCGAAATCAATATGAGAGCAGCTCAGGTactcgtggagagggagcttgtattaCGCACCGACTATTGCGACACTTCTAAAAAGTCTGCCAGTGCAGAGTTCCATATCTTATACAACCCCTGAtctacacgtgcatcctgcccaccatcaatgttatgctatgcagtggctctccctcccacaatacctatactcggtgggtgtagtcttcaacaaacaatagcatagcatttttctttggccgtTCCTGTTCAACtggggctatttttgacggaggtgttcgaaatagaatagggggttccatcttgttctatttgttcgatatgacgtTCGATCGGGATCCGTccattgtgtgtttgtttgtaagtttgtaaaCCGAGGAAAACTCATTATTGAACCATGTAAGTTAACAGGATGCTGTTTTATTCCCAAACCCCTTGCAGGTCCTCAGATGCTAAGGCGTACTTATTACCATGTGTTAACAGTATTTCTGTGTGTTCCCTAACCCCTTGCAGAGCCTCAGACCTGCAGAGCCATGTAGAGACCTAGGGTCTGTTGATGGGGCTACATTTGGGAATAACCTGGCACCAAAGCTTTCTTATGTTGTATTACCATGTGTTAACAGTATTTCTGTGTGTTCCCTAACCCCCTTCAGGGCCTCTGACCTACAGAACCGTGTAGCGACCCAGTGCCTACAGATGCACGGGGGGTGGGGGTACATGTGGGAGTACCCCATCGCGAAAGCGTTCGTCGACTCTCGCGTCCAGCCGATCTACGGAGGCAGCAACGAGATCATGAAGGAGCTCATCGCTCGCAACATCGTCAACTAGAGGTCGTTTGAGGGCACCGAAACCTCATCATTGTTATCTAGAGGTCGCTAAGGACATCTGGAACATAACATCGTCATCTACAGGTCGTCCCAGGATAACAATAGCCAAAGGCTGATACCTGGAGTTGTCTAACTCTGAGGACATTTCAATGGAACATCGTCAGCTAGGAATTATTTGAGAACATCAAAAGTACAACATCTCCAACTAGATGTCATCTATGGACACCGGAAACTCAACATTTAACTAGAGGTCATCCGAGGACAGCTTGATTACAACATCATCAACCAAAACTATTAGACTCTCAAGAACTGTGTGGTGTTTCATCTGAGAGCTCTGAAACTGAAATAGATTTCAAACAGACAAAGTTATATTTCTCAAATTGACAAAGTTTGCAAATCTAAATGAAGAGGctctttaaaaaagaaaaaagatataTTATCGAATGATAGATTTTTAAAGTCTCCAAATTAGAATTTTACGAAATTATCAGTGCAGTGCCTTTTGCTGTATATATCTATTGCATTGGTGCCTTGAGTGGATGTTTGCTTATGCAACTATAATGCAAGAACAAATTATGTTTCATCAGTCAGTATGTCTCATTTTTACTATGTCCACTTTAGAGGGGAGTTTATCAATGACATGCTGTCATCTAAATGGTTACGGCACATGTGATGTACGTGTTGCAAACAGGAGGACAATTTCATCATGTTGCTACCTTCACCACATGTACAGATGTCTGCATCAAAGAAACTTTAAGACACTCCTCTTTCTCTACTCCCAGTAACAAGATTTAAAGGTAAGCCATTGCTCTAATTTATCATTCAGATATcatctctatatatatacatgtgtatataactCAAATCTATATAATTCTATATACTCTGGCTAGGAAATTTTGTTTTATCAGTGTTTGTTGATAACTGAATACTGAGCTATGAATGAACTGCCCTAACAAATTCAGATTTTGTATGTGGATAATACAGAGCAAATAGCATTTTACGTAGTATCTAATGCAGCTATGACAAATCAAGGTACAGATTTTAACTTTTATTTAAGATATTACACTAAATTACAGTAGTTTGAGCTGCAGTGTGCTGTCAGGTACTTCTATTGATGGCTCAGTAAACGTCTACTGGTATCTTTCGTTTAATAGTGATGGATTGTGTTTGCTATGCTACTGTGAAGATGATGGGTTGCAGTGTGTATTTAAAAGTTTTGGTTAAAACATAGCCATTGGTTGTCCTTTACATTCTGTACAAATCAAATTTCCATTGATAGGCTAAATTCATCCATCAATTTTAACTCTTATGAataaatatttttcatgtttgAGAGAATAAatggtacatgcatgtacaatcTATCATTTGATGGATTCAAGTTTTTAAATGCTTATCGTCtgtttgcttttaaaaaaaaaattaaggtttgaccctaccctgggagccagacaggaccgggtagctagcaaggtttgttagcaagttttgttcggggagccaaggcagtcagcccaacaatctcacattagcactccgggggagtttaagcccgaaggagttatcgctaccctggGGTAGGTCCTAGGgtaggtcctagctgcccgatcccggatggCCTCCAGGGTAGTTTGACCCCTAAAATGTTACTGATCCTGAGGGGAGACAACCTTGCCCATATTTATCCAAAATAGAACGTCACCTATAGCTTAGGCTTAAACAGAGCTTATCAAGATTTAaccttttatttcttttgccaGAAAATTCAAGCTTCTGGAGAAATTAAcaagttcagaaaaaaaatattttacagcGGCTGTATTTTCTGCAGTAAAATTTGCCTTTATAATTCATCTGGTTACTCGTATCATTTGCAGCtagtaggtacccaattttaAGTATTGAGGCTGATTTGCTTCTTCAAGGCACCTCCTTAAacatgggacccccattttatgtACCCTCCAAAAGACAAAGATAACAACTGTGTTATTGTCTAATGCTCCCCTGTAACAGTTCAGAACCTGGTAGGTGATGTATATACAGGAGTGTACCCCTTCTCTCTGCTGTTTTCCTCCACGATCTCTGTAACAGTTTGTCGCCCCAGTAGTAATTGGATACGATACGAACGACAAGTAGGTGATGTATATACAGGAGAGTACCACCTctctctggctgtttttttccaGAATCTCTGTAACAGTTTGTCGCCCCAGTGGTAAATGGATACGATACGAACGACGAGTAGGTGATGTATATACAGGAGAGTACCACCTctctctggctgtttttttccaGGATCTCTGTAACAGTTTGTCGCCCCAGTAGGTGATGTATATACAGGAGAGCTCCACCTCTCTCTGCTGTTTTCCTCCATGATCTCTACCCTGCAGGAAAAGGAAGTTTGGCTAGACACAAGAATCCAACCTTCTCTCAGGGTCTCAGACTCATCAAGGAAGTCATATTCTGTTTATCATATATTCATCTTTTAGaacttcttgttgtttttttgtttttttcaagattgTGCACTTTTTTCAGCAGGGCTGCTTAGATGCACACAAGTATGGACTGTCACCAGGCATACTTTGTAATTGAAGGCATTAGACTTTTTGAAATCTACCTGCCagaaatttcaaattttctttcattttgaacTTCACCCAGCTAAAGGTAGGCATTTGGTACCAAATTTGTATTACTGATGGGGTTAACAATCTGTGAGGTTAAGTACCCATgaaattgtttgaaaaaaattcctgTCAGCCCACCCCTAGAATCTCAGAATGGAATAGTCCACATATGAAGAGCCAGCTTTTCTTTGACTTGACTGTTGAGCAAATTTATACTTCACTTGAGCTGAGGCCATTTTACTTCAGTAAACAGCAGAAACATTAGATCTGGTGTCAGCTGACATATCAATGGCTTCTTTCTAAATCATCGTGAAACAAATTAAGAAATAGCCTTCTATCTTCTTTGTACTACAAAAAATCATATTTCGGACAATGGCTACTAATGTTGTTGAATGaaaaagtcaattccaaagtcaaagatgaaGATAAAGAATGCATTGTTCAGTATAACTTTACCAAATCTATCATTGATCAACCTTCCTTACAGCTTAGATTTCATaaagaaggcaactttttttcggcaaaccttttttttttcacacttccatcagttttggggttcccagtcATCCACATGGCCTATTAAAGTAAGTCCAAAAGTCACCTGTTGTAAGATATAAGGAGAGATATAAATCAATGCTAATGATACGTGTACAATGGGGCTTTTGAAAGTTGAATTAAAGGTGTGGCGAACACTTCCTCATTCCAGCAGGGTTATGTTACCCACTTCCCCATAGGGCTGCAGAGGAAGCCAGACCCCAGGTTATAGGGTACTGTACATCTTAAAATTGttgcagtggttttgtttttgcactgaCATCTcccaaggagctccttgcatCTCCAAGGCAAATCATAAATATGCAATTGCATTGTATGATTACTGTACTACAGTGTTGTTTAAAACCGTGAACTTGAAACAGAGCGAAAGCCTCCGGAAACTTCTAATGACAAATTAAGTCAATACTAACATAAATGAGTTTACAGTGTATGGGATAGGAGTGTTCATGTTGACAACAGAATTAATTCAAAAGGATTTTCTGAAAATGCTATAGTGCAGAAAAGATTTTTTTGCGTGTATAAactaaactaaaataaaatagaaaattgaCAAAAGTTTTTAACAAAGGTCTTTTAATTTGATAAGAAAATACGAATCCCATTCATAAATCAATGGTATGGTCCattttaatgttgtttttgaaaGAGTTCCTTTTTCTTGGAAGAAGTTTTTGTCACCAGTATGAATGATGCTGGGCAACTGCCAGATCGTTTGTTCCTTGTGGATTGTTCCAATACTTTTAAGGAATAAGACATTGATAGTAGGCAATCAATTAATAGATGCTATAAAAgtgataataatgatatttgaaaaaaaaagaaattgcatACTGCTTTCAATCATTCTGTCCTCACAATTTAGCGAGATGAATTGCTTTGAAAAAAGATATGAGATTTTTTTCCTTATGAGAGTCAAGAGTTGATATTTGTTAAAACCCAAATCGAATAAAGTAAAATAAATGGAATTCTACATTTAGTTTTTACAATAAAAGAGTAGATTGACAAAGATTGAATATCTGTTATTTCTAAAGCGCTTTCTCCTTGGTTATTCGCCTTGAAGTTCAGATCAGTGGGGGTCTCCCCAGTGTTTTGACAATTTTGAgaacaatggaattataaaaacaaagaatttcCTGTGGTAGAAATAAGGTTTCTTTTCATTTAAAATTATTCACCGTTGGTTGCAGATGCAGACGGCATTCAAAGTTCAAATTTAAGAACTTTGGACGTTCGACTTTGCAGGAGGCAATATAAATGTGGTGCTCAGAAGATTTGGCGCCAAGTCATATGATTTTTACGCGGGAAAGGGTCCAGACTGACCCACCCCTTTGTTTACATCTGTTCGTTTCCTTCAAATTTTACCGAGTCTGGTGAATTTTCACGTGGTGTCTGAAACTGTATGATGACAAAATACTATAAATATTGTCATTTATGCCCAATTGGAAGATTCGTGGTATTCGGGAGAGCTCTAGAACACAGAAAACCGCTGCATTTTGACAATAACTTTTTGATCAAGTTGTAGTTTCTCTCAAGCAATCACGGAGTTTGTCAATGACGTACACTCCTATCCGTATGAACACATTTATGTCGTTGAGTAAACTATTTCACCGACAAATGATAATATTTTGGAGCTTAAATGTAGTAAATAATATTTCAATGCACCTTTCTTGTTACATATGTAATTCTATTTCTTTAAAATGAAGTAATAGGGGTTAGATTAACGTTTTCCGGGGGGAGGTTGACACAGACTGGAACGCCCAAAATTAAATCACCCCGACCAATCAGGCATTAGCGCGTATAGGGGGCTCTGGGTATTGACGCAATTGCTTATAAATTGGGAGCGCAGACATTTTTTGTTGTGAGGTCTTCTCCACCTCGGGATGTCCGCCATTATCGCTACCGATCTCTCTCTGACAAGTTTTCTCTAAAGACTTCCTGAGATTCCTCACAAAAACATCGTCGCGAGGAAGACAACGACCCAAGCTACAACCTCCCGAAGTTTTAGGAGATTACGACGATTTTGAGGTGGAGAAATCGTCGCCGAAAGTTGGTGTGAACTGGGTGGTTCCACTGGGCCAGAGCGGTGTGTTTG
Above is a genomic segment from Branchiostoma floridae strain S238N-H82 chromosome 16, Bfl_VNyyK, whole genome shotgun sequence containing:
- the LOC118403144 gene encoding long-chain specific acyl-CoA dehydrogenase, mitochondrial-like, which produces MAAAVRTVLSRRLLQRRAIAVNLTANPSCRLPVASTTLLHRCRSTGAPEQEVTLEMFRPETSSAPSLMDIGTRRIFQEEHDIYRASARKFWAEEVLPNHPQWEKDGQVSREVWLKAGEQGLLGVNTPEEQGGIGADVLAAAVGWEEQSYSNCSGPGFALHSDIVMPYIAKYGSREQQEKFLPEMTAGRKIGAIAMTEPGAGSDLQGVRTNAKKVGDDWILNGSKVFITNGWMADVTIVVAITNPQAKSAAHGISLFLVEEGMEGFKKGRKLDKIGLKAQDTAELFFDDVRLPPSALLGQENRGFVYLMQELPQERLIIADMAIASSEFMFEETRNYVKERKAFGKTVSRLQTIQHKLAEIKTDIVVGRAFLDQCLELHNQGRLDSNTASMAKFWASDLQNRVATQCLQMHGGWGYMWEYPIAKAFVDSRVQPIYGGSNEIMKELIARNIVN